The DNA segment ACCGGTGCTCTAGCCAGTTGAGCTACACTCCTAAGGCCTCTTTACTCGATGATTGATGCGACGACGCCGGCGCCGACGGTACGTCCGCCCTCGCGAATGGCGAAGCGCAGACCGTCGTCCATCGCGATCGGCGCGATCAACTCAACTTCCATCGTCACGTTGTCGCCCGGCATCACCA comes from the Alphaproteobacteria bacterium genome and includes:
- the tuf gene encoding elongation factor Tu (EF-Tu; promotes GTP-dependent binding of aminoacyl-tRNA to the A-site of ribosomes during protein biosynthesis; when the tRNA anticodon matches the mRNA codon, GTP hydrolysis results; the inactive EF-Tu-GDP leaves the ribosome and release of GDP is promoted by elongation factor Ts; many prokaryotes have two copies of the gene encoding EF-Tu); protein product: VMPGDNVTMEVELIAPIAMDDGLRFAIREGGRTVGAGVVASIIE